From one Magnetofaba australis IT-1 genomic stretch:
- a CDS encoding AsmA-like C-terminal domain-containing protein, whose product MSPQPPSPPDTKKRRALWRGVRWIVRVAVYIPLLTIFGVVMWLTYFPPQINEYKDEIVTWLEAATGFHAEIGRLKLALGPSLLTLQAHGLTLTHPQAGAEPVARVRLATLRLAPRSWLSNPRHIPLELTLVEPRFNVARSELGNVWVGNLPLAVWRAEGAAAQVEPYLGESWVNEWLNRLAVAIVRVESGVMAWSDAFITGEPDAPFTAQMQLRAIKVWNPLSPKPVAEMDGVTWMPASGDESLRPIQISGRAERATSGRWRLQAAVGGARVAHMAPYVAQIPPLRELHAPLDVAASLALGGGEPWNAQWEARIGTGSLTWKPTFRWPFPIQQLRARGTAQQDAPGKGWSLRADAFRYRGDGDLFAKGLFSVSGLGLKSAPILDLTATAGGAPTGIVNRFYPVTYMNPNLVNWLDTRLKKGGVSHATARIRGPVDRIPFHRPSANPKQEIFRIQGMIHNVDVSYFPGLPPIGDAEVILTFDKQVMTAEVKHADWGSSKRVRGVVRIPHILNGDQTVEVDARCRADIGGVWREVIANPKLRWDKRVALNGSDFSGQGEMKFLLTLPVNRLDDAQYDVSLRIDQADIRPNFLDAPLQRVTGLLHADNQSMTLSDSSALYKNRALALDLTADAYQNPGATDLSVNLATHFITDELRDWLAPALQPGKGALTGSIPARLSLRKRPKQKDYAISGSFNLDGLSIAGKHLLYKPRGEPASWSFDGALDVTGEKVTLARLKGQVGSLAFSGSADWAYGRNRGGLLLDKLKYGRNNGALSIQAALDKAYAPQRIAVNMDWRVLDLSHWLTRTLGDSTSNAPTSSSASSASRPAKSAIAAKPPPEITLHIVADETILANDKRARDLEAQGELRENRLSLPRASFSLDDASAMLRGSFAWKEQWANGPYTGDLFFTSGNLGQLLDALGLSDSLQEDEAQLEFKLEGERPLGAPLFDSLSGQGDLLITKGSLRQVSSLSSLLGLFSLQKLPNLLMGDRPDLESNGFYFETLSGGLRLSDGALFSDQGVTLTGPSLKIVVSGEANISEDRLNLLVGARPLQTLDAIVSKVPLLGKLVAGERDAVLETQFGVTGPLRDPKVRLKPMSAIAPGIIRDILHSNPNAPDSETDAEDARERLLDTVNPNAAQRRE is encoded by the coding sequence ATGTCGCCACAGCCCCCCTCACCACCGGACACCAAAAAGCGACGCGCGCTCTGGCGCGGCGTGCGCTGGATTGTGCGCGTGGCGGTGTATATCCCGCTGCTGACAATCTTTGGCGTGGTGATGTGGTTGACCTATTTTCCACCGCAAATCAACGAGTACAAGGATGAAATCGTCACCTGGCTGGAAGCGGCCACCGGTTTTCATGCCGAGATCGGTCGTCTGAAACTGGCTTTGGGACCATCCTTGTTGACGCTACAGGCCCACGGATTGACGCTGACTCACCCCCAGGCGGGCGCGGAGCCGGTGGCGCGGGTGCGTTTGGCCACCCTGCGATTGGCGCCGCGCTCGTGGCTCTCCAATCCACGACACATCCCTTTGGAGCTGACCCTGGTGGAGCCGCGCTTTAATGTGGCGCGCAGCGAGCTGGGCAATGTCTGGGTGGGCAATCTGCCGCTGGCGGTGTGGCGCGCCGAAGGGGCGGCGGCGCAGGTGGAGCCCTATCTGGGCGAAAGCTGGGTCAATGAGTGGCTCAACCGATTGGCGGTGGCCATCGTGCGGGTGGAGTCCGGGGTCATGGCGTGGTCCGACGCCTTTATCACTGGCGAGCCGGACGCTCCCTTTACCGCGCAGATGCAACTGCGGGCGATCAAAGTCTGGAACCCCCTCAGCCCCAAGCCGGTGGCGGAGATGGATGGCGTCACCTGGATGCCCGCCAGCGGCGATGAATCGCTCCGCCCCATCCAGATCAGTGGCCGCGCCGAACGCGCCACCTCCGGGCGCTGGCGACTGCAGGCGGCGGTGGGCGGGGCGCGGGTGGCCCATATGGCGCCCTATGTGGCGCAGATCCCCCCCCTTCGGGAGTTGCACGCGCCGCTGGATGTGGCCGCCTCATTGGCTTTGGGCGGTGGCGAGCCCTGGAACGCGCAGTGGGAGGCGCGTATTGGAACCGGTTCGCTCACTTGGAAACCCACCTTTCGTTGGCCGTTTCCTATTCAACAGTTGCGCGCGCGCGGCACAGCGCAACAGGACGCCCCGGGAAAGGGCTGGAGCCTGCGCGCCGACGCCTTCCGCTATCGCGGCGATGGCGATCTGTTCGCCAAGGGGCTGTTCAGCGTCAGCGGGCTCGGGCTTAAGAGCGCGCCGATATTGGACCTGACCGCCACGGCGGGCGGCGCGCCCACCGGCATCGTCAACCGCTTCTATCCGGTCACCTACATGAACCCGAATCTGGTCAACTGGCTGGATACGCGTCTGAAAAAAGGCGGCGTCTCCCACGCCACCGCGCGCATTCGCGGGCCGGTCGACCGTATTCCCTTTCATCGTCCCTCGGCCAACCCCAAGCAGGAGATCTTCCGCATCCAGGGCATGATCCATAATGTGGATGTGAGCTACTTCCCCGGCCTGCCGCCCATTGGCGACGCCGAAGTGATCCTCACCTTCGATAAACAGGTGATGACCGCCGAAGTGAAGCATGCGGATTGGGGCAGTAGCAAACGGGTGCGCGGGGTGGTGCGCATTCCCCATATTCTCAATGGCGATCAGACCGTGGAGGTGGATGCGCGCTGCCGCGCGGATATCGGCGGCGTGTGGCGCGAGGTGATCGCCAACCCCAAATTGAGATGGGACAAACGCGTCGCTCTCAATGGCAGCGATTTCTCCGGCCAAGGGGAGATGAAGTTTCTGCTCACGCTGCCGGTCAACCGCTTGGATGACGCTCAGTACGATGTGTCGCTGCGTATCGATCAAGCCGATATTCGGCCCAATTTTCTCGATGCGCCGCTACAGCGCGTCACCGGTTTGCTGCATGCGGATAATCAGAGCATGACGCTGAGCGACAGCAGCGCGCTGTATAAGAATCGCGCGCTGGCGCTGGACCTGACCGCCGACGCTTATCAGAATCCCGGCGCCACCGACCTGAGCGTCAATCTGGCCACCCATTTCATTACCGATGAGCTGCGCGACTGGCTGGCGCCAGCGCTGCAACCGGGCAAAGGGGCGCTCACCGGCTCCATCCCCGCCCGACTCTCCCTGCGCAAACGTCCCAAGCAGAAGGATTACGCCATCTCCGGCAGTTTCAATCTGGATGGGCTCAGCATTGCGGGCAAACATCTGCTCTACAAACCGCGTGGCGAGCCCGCCTCCTGGTCGTTTGATGGCGCGTTGGACGTAACCGGCGAGAAAGTGACTCTGGCGCGGCTGAAGGGTCAGGTGGGATCGCTGGCGTTCTCCGGTTCGGCGGACTGGGCCTATGGGCGCAATCGCGGTGGACTGCTGCTGGATAAACTCAAATATGGCCGTAATAATGGCGCGCTGAGCATCCAGGCGGCGCTGGATAAAGCGTATGCTCCTCAGCGCATCGCGGTGAATATGGATTGGCGTGTCTTGGATCTGTCCCATTGGCTCACGCGCACGCTTGGCGACTCCACTTCAAACGCGCCAACCAGTTCATCAGCGTCGTCAGCGTCGCGTCCGGCCAAGTCCGCCATTGCCGCCAAGCCGCCGCCGGAGATCACGCTGCACATCGTCGCCGATGAGACCATTCTGGCCAATGACAAGCGCGCGCGGGATCTGGAGGCCCAGGGCGAGTTGCGGGAGAATCGCTTATCTCTGCCGCGCGCCTCTTTCTCGCTGGATGATGCGTCCGCCATGTTGCGTGGTTCGTTCGCCTGGAAAGAACAGTGGGCCAACGGGCCCTATACGGGAGATCTCTTCTTCACCAGCGGCAATCTGGGACAACTCCTCGACGCCTTGGGACTGAGCGACTCTCTACAGGAGGACGAGGCCCAATTGGAGTTTAAACTGGAGGGAGAGCGCCCCCTTGGCGCGCCGTTGTTTGACTCTCTGAGCGGACAAGGCGATCTGCTGATCACCAAAGGGTCGCTGCGTCAGGTCTCCTCTCTAAGCTCTCTATTGGGGCTGTTCTCGTTGCAAAAGCTGCCCAATCTGTTGATGGGGGATCGGCCCGATCTGGAGAGCAACGGCTTCTATTTCGAAACGCTTTCCGGCGGCCTGCGCCTAAGCGACGGCGCGCTGTTCAGCGACCAGGGAGTTACGTTGACCGGCCCGTCGCTGAAGATCGTCGTCAGTGGCGAAGCCAACATCAGTGAGGATCGTCTGAATCTGCTGGTGGGCGCGCGACCGCTGCAGACCTTGGACGCCATCGTCTCCAAAGTGCCGTTGCTGGGCAAGCTGGTGGCCGGGGAGCGCGATGCGGTGTTAGAGACGCAGTTTGGCGTCACCGGTCCGCTGCGCGATCCGAAAGTGCGTCTGAAACCCATGTCCGCCATTGCGCCGGGGATTATTCGCGATATTCTGCACAGCAATCCCAATGCGCCGGATTCGGAAACCGATGCGGAGGATGCGCGCGAACGCTTGCTCGATACCGTCAATCCCAACGCGGCGCAACGACGCGAGTAA
- the pdxJ gene encoding pyridoxine 5'-phosphate synthase, whose protein sequence is MIQLGVNIDHVATVRQARGGRNPDIVEAGQAAERGGADGITIHLREDRRHIQEEDLARLTRSLRTRINLEMAATDEMCEIALKYRPADCCIVPEKRAELTTEGGLNVAGQLERIRDVTQRLLSGGIRVSLFIDPELEQISAAYAAGAPVIELHTGRYADAETAETREKELAAIQIAAHQAHAQGIIVHAGHGLDYHTVQPIAAIPSMQELNIGHAIVARSLMWGMEESVRRMKALMREAAQ, encoded by the coding sequence ATGATTCAACTGGGCGTCAATATCGATCACGTGGCCACAGTCCGACAGGCGCGCGGCGGACGCAATCCCGATATCGTCGAGGCCGGGCAGGCCGCCGAACGCGGCGGCGCCGACGGCATCACCATCCACCTTCGTGAGGATCGTCGGCATATCCAGGAGGAGGATCTGGCGCGTCTGACCCGCTCGCTGCGCACCCGCATCAATCTGGAGATGGCGGCCACCGACGAGATGTGCGAAATCGCCCTCAAATATCGCCCTGCCGACTGCTGCATCGTGCCGGAAAAGCGCGCCGAGCTGACCACCGAAGGCGGGTTGAATGTGGCCGGGCAGTTGGAGCGCATTCGCGATGTGACCCAGCGCCTGTTGTCGGGGGGGATTCGCGTCTCGCTGTTCATTGACCCGGAGTTGGAGCAGATCTCCGCCGCCTACGCCGCCGGGGCGCCGGTGATCGAACTGCACACCGGACGCTATGCCGACGCCGAAACCGCCGAGACGCGGGAGAAGGAGTTGGCGGCGATTCAAATCGCTGCGCACCAGGCCCATGCGCAAGGCATCATCGTCCACGCCGGGCATGGGTTGGACTACCACACCGTGCAGCCCATCGCCGCCATTCCCAGCATGCAGGAGCTCAACATTGGTCACGCCATTGTGGCGCGCTCGCTGATGTGGGGCATGGAGGAGTCAGTGCGGCGCATGAAGGCGCTCATGCGCGAGGCGGCGCAGTAG
- the acpS gene encoding holo-ACP synthase codes for MILGIGVDMLEIARLEQAVQRHGERFLARLFTPAERAVCAQRARGAMACYAKRFAAKEALVKALGSGFRDGLWFTDIEVLNDAQGKPVTQLSGPTLARLQALSQGAGRGETRIHLSLSDERRYAIAQVVIEAA; via the coding sequence ATGATCCTAGGCATCGGTGTGGATATGCTGGAGATTGCGCGACTGGAGCAGGCGGTGCAGCGCCACGGAGAACGCTTTCTGGCGCGTCTTTTCACCCCCGCCGAGCGCGCCGTTTGCGCGCAGCGCGCGCGCGGGGCCATGGCCTGCTACGCCAAACGCTTCGCCGCCAAGGAGGCGCTGGTCAAGGCGCTGGGCAGCGGCTTTCGCGATGGTCTGTGGTTTACTGATATCGAGGTGCTCAACGACGCTCAGGGTAAGCCGGTGACGCAATTGAGCGGCCCCACTCTGGCGCGCCTGCAAGCGCTGTCGCAGGGGGCGGGGAGGGGAGAGACGCGCATTCACCTCAGCTTAAGCGATGAGCGTCGCTACGCTATCGCCCAGGTGGTGATTGAGGCGGCGTAA
- a CDS encoding CHASE2 domain-containing protein, translating to MVISPARRYLIRHILSAAILTLFLMNSSGLLHLAPVAHLENFLYDARLNATLPNEIDPRIVIVDIDERSLKELGQWPWSRDKLARLVNTLFDHYGIAAMGFDVVFAEADNSDALPVLDQLAATNLKDDSAFQQTYQQVRVSLDNDAKFADALRDRPVVMGYYFKPYNDDSHVGVLPPSYLPMAALTEAESLLITPVKARSYGANLQKLQVAAYTGGFFDNPLVDDDGVFRRVPVLQEYNNELYTSLALSLVHTVLGSPPLAMGEGMLSIGELDIPVDSNMAVLTPFLGTQGSFPYISVADVLSHKTPVEQLESTIVLLGATAPGLLDLRSTPVQNVYPGVEIHANIISGILDGRIRSEPPILVMFELGVLALLGLLLTFTLPRVSPMLTSVLCVVLLLLAGAGNLYLWSQGVVAPLANTVLLIVTMFMLHMSLGFFLESQGKRQISKVFGQYIPPELVDEMNESGQEFSIGGESREMSVLFSDVRGFTTISEGLKPDELTQLMNAFLTPMTRVIHENRGTIDKYMGDAIMAFWGAPIQDDQHAEHALQSAFKMIEGMRKLSEEFKTKGWPELKIGVGINTGPMNVGNMGSEFRMAYTVLGDAVNLGSRLEGLTKQYGVEIIIGETTEAHVRDVALCRDLDRVRVKGKAEPVTIYEPVGFKKELESARAAEVESYHAALALYREQQWDAAQSAFEQLSEQESNRLIYKVYLERIALFRDTPPGEDWDGVFTHTSK from the coding sequence ATGGTGATTTCCCCCGCGCGGCGCTATCTGATTCGGCATATTCTGAGTGCGGCGATACTCACCCTGTTCTTGATGAACTCTTCTGGGCTGCTGCATCTGGCGCCGGTGGCCCATCTGGAGAACTTCCTCTATGATGCTCGCCTGAACGCCACTCTCCCCAACGAGATCGATCCGCGCATTGTCATTGTCGATATTGACGAGCGCAGCCTCAAGGAGCTGGGCCAATGGCCCTGGTCCCGCGATAAGCTGGCGCGTCTGGTCAATACGCTGTTCGACCATTACGGCATTGCCGCCATGGGCTTCGACGTAGTCTTCGCCGAGGCCGACAACAGCGATGCGCTGCCAGTATTGGATCAATTAGCGGCCACCAACCTCAAAGATGACTCCGCCTTCCAGCAGACTTATCAACAAGTCCGCGTCAGTTTGGACAATGACGCGAAATTCGCCGATGCGCTGCGCGATCGTCCGGTGGTGATGGGGTACTATTTCAAACCGTATAACGACGACTCCCATGTGGGCGTACTGCCCCCCTCCTACCTGCCCATGGCGGCTCTCACCGAGGCGGAGTCGCTGCTCATTACGCCGGTCAAAGCGCGCAGCTATGGCGCCAATCTGCAAAAACTGCAGGTGGCCGCCTACACCGGCGGATTCTTCGACAATCCCCTGGTGGATGACGATGGCGTGTTTCGCCGCGTGCCGGTGCTACAGGAGTATAACAACGAACTCTACACCTCGCTGGCGCTCTCTTTAGTACATACCGTGTTGGGCAGTCCGCCGCTGGCCATGGGCGAAGGGATGCTCTCCATCGGCGAGTTGGATATCCCGGTGGATAGCAATATGGCGGTGCTGACGCCATTTCTGGGCACACAAGGGAGCTTCCCATATATCTCCGTGGCCGACGTGTTATCGCACAAAACGCCTGTTGAGCAGTTGGAATCCACCATCGTGCTCCTGGGCGCCACAGCGCCAGGTCTGTTGGATTTGCGCTCCACGCCGGTGCAGAACGTCTACCCTGGGGTGGAGATTCACGCCAATATCATCAGCGGCATCCTTGATGGCCGCATCCGCTCTGAACCGCCGATTCTGGTGATGTTCGAGTTGGGCGTATTGGCGCTCTTGGGGCTCCTGCTGACTTTCACTCTGCCACGCGTCTCCCCAATGCTCACCAGCGTGCTGTGTGTCGTGCTGTTGCTGCTGGCGGGGGCAGGCAATCTCTATCTGTGGAGTCAGGGGGTGGTGGCGCCGCTGGCCAATACGGTGCTGCTCATCGTCACCATGTTCATGCTGCACATGTCTTTGGGGTTCTTCCTGGAGAGCCAAGGCAAACGTCAGATTTCCAAGGTGTTCGGGCAGTATATTCCACCCGAGTTGGTGGATGAGATGAATGAGTCCGGGCAGGAGTTCTCCATCGGCGGCGAGAGCCGGGAGATGTCCGTGCTGTTCTCCGACGTGCGTGGTTTCACCACCATCTCTGAAGGGTTAAAGCCCGATGAGTTGACGCAGTTGATGAACGCCTTCCTCACCCCCATGACCAGGGTGATTCATGAAAATCGCGGCACCATTGACAAATATATGGGCGACGCCATCATGGCGTTTTGGGGCGCGCCGATTCAGGATGACCAGCACGCCGAACACGCTCTGCAATCAGCCTTCAAAATGATCGAAGGGATGCGCAAGCTCTCCGAGGAGTTCAAGACCAAGGGGTGGCCCGAACTGAAGATTGGCGTGGGCATCAACACCGGCCCCATGAACGTGGGCAACATGGGCTCGGAGTTTCGCATGGCCTATACGGTGTTGGGCGATGCGGTGAATCTAGGCTCGCGCCTGGAGGGGCTGACCAAACAGTACGGCGTGGAGATCATCATCGGCGAAACCACTGAGGCCCATGTGCGCGATGTGGCATTGTGTCGGGATCTGGATCGGGTGCGAGTGAAGGGTAAGGCCGAACCGGTGACCATCTATGAGCCGGTCGGATTTAAAAAGGAGTTGGAGAGCGCGCGCGCCGCCGAGGTGGAGAGTTACCACGCCGCCCTGGCGCTCTACCGCGAGCAGCAGTGGGATGCGGCCCAGAGCGCGTTTGAACAACTCAGCGAGCAGGAATCCAACCGTCTGATCTACAAAGTCTACTTGGAGCGCATCGCGCTATTCCGCGACACCCCCCCGGGCGAAGATTGGGATGGGGTGTTCACCCACACCAGCAAATGA
- a CDS encoding HD family phosphohydrolase gives MQAQDDFLKRIEKLNEIGIALSSEKDTNRLLETILLGAKELTNADAGTLYSATEDGQLKFEIIRTDSLGIAMGGTTGVPINFPTLPLYKNDQPNLQMIAAYAAIKGETVNVPDAYEAEGFDFSGTRAFDQKTGYRSQSFLTVPLKNHENDLIGVLQLINAKNLGDNQIRAFTIEDQQLAESLASQAAIALTNQRLINDLKKLFEAFIQAIANAIDDKSPYTGGHCHRVPVLAEMLADAASRSDYGELAAFKLTEEQMYELKIAAWLHDCGKVTTPTEVVDKATKLETIFDRVHLVDHRFEVLKRDAKIAMLEAKLAAMQGGDAEHAAQLEAEYNDKIAQLDDDREFIRTANIGGEFMSDEHQERVRAIAKHAYVNEQGEDAPFLSDDEVYNLNIARGTITKEEREIINHHVVATIKMLSAIPFPNHLKCVPEIAGNHHETLIGTGYPNGLTKDQMSVQARIMAIADVFEALTARDRPYKEGKTLSQALKILGFMKKDQHVDADLFQVFIDDKVFLRYAEEYLDPKQIDDVDPAKIPGYDVGA, from the coding sequence ATGCAAGCCCAGGACGACTTCCTCAAACGGATTGAGAAACTCAACGAGATCGGCATTGCGCTGTCGTCGGAGAAGGACACCAATCGCCTGTTGGAGACCATTCTGCTTGGCGCCAAGGAGCTGACCAACGCCGACGCCGGAACCCTCTATAGCGCAACTGAAGATGGGCAACTCAAGTTCGAGATCATCCGCACCGACTCGCTGGGCATCGCCATGGGCGGCACCACCGGAGTGCCGATCAACTTCCCTACTCTGCCGCTGTATAAGAATGATCAGCCCAACTTGCAGATGATCGCCGCCTATGCGGCCATCAAAGGCGAAACGGTCAATGTGCCCGACGCCTATGAGGCCGAAGGCTTCGACTTCTCCGGCACCCGCGCATTCGACCAGAAGACCGGCTACCGCTCGCAGTCGTTCCTCACCGTGCCGTTGAAGAACCACGAAAACGACCTCATCGGCGTGCTGCAGCTGATCAACGCCAAAAATCTCGGCGACAATCAAATCCGCGCCTTCACCATCGAAGACCAACAGCTGGCCGAGTCCCTCGCCTCCCAGGCGGCCATCGCGCTCACCAACCAGCGTCTGATCAACGATCTGAAGAAACTCTTCGAAGCCTTCATCCAAGCCATCGCTAACGCGATTGACGACAAGTCCCCCTACACCGGCGGCCACTGCCACCGCGTGCCGGTGTTGGCGGAGATGTTGGCCGACGCCGCCAGTCGCTCCGATTACGGCGAACTGGCGGCCTTCAAGCTTACCGAAGAGCAGATGTACGAACTGAAGATCGCGGCCTGGTTGCACGACTGCGGCAAGGTCACTACGCCCACCGAGGTGGTGGACAAAGCCACCAAGCTGGAGACCATCTTCGACCGTGTGCATCTGGTGGATCACCGCTTTGAGGTGCTTAAACGCGACGCCAAAATCGCCATGTTGGAGGCCAAACTGGCCGCCATGCAGGGTGGCGACGCCGAACACGCTGCGCAACTGGAAGCCGAGTATAACGATAAGATCGCGCAACTGGATGACGACCGTGAATTCATCCGCACCGCCAATATTGGCGGCGAATTCATGTCCGATGAACACCAGGAGCGCGTGCGCGCCATCGCCAAGCACGCTTATGTGAATGAACAAGGCGAGGATGCGCCGTTCCTCTCTGATGACGAGGTCTACAACCTTAACATCGCCCGCGGCACCATCACCAAAGAGGAGCGTGAGATCATCAACCACCATGTGGTGGCCACCATCAAGATGCTCTCGGCGATCCCCTTCCCCAACCACCTCAAATGCGTGCCGGAGATTGCCGGCAATCACCATGAAACGCTCATCGGCACCGGCTATCCCAACGGCCTGACCAAAGATCAGATGTCGGTGCAGGCGCGCATTATGGCCATCGCCGACGTGTTTGAGGCGCTCACGGCGCGCGACCGTCCTTATAAAGAGGGCAAAACCCTCTCCCAGGCGCTCAAGATTCTCGGCTTCATGAAAAAGGACCAGCACGTCGACGCCGATCTGTTTCAAGTCTTCATCGATGACAAAGTGTTCCTGCGCTATGCCGAAGAGTATCTGGATCCGAAACAGATCGACGATGTCGATCCCGCCAAGATCCCTGGCTACGACGTCGGCGCTTGA
- the metG gene encoding methionine--tRNA ligase: MRRILVTSALPYANGHIHLGHLVEYVQTDIWTRFHKLMGRDCVYVCADDTHGTPIMLRAQKEGVSPDDLVARMHDEHLADFRAFGIGFDEYYTTNSPENRTLSEEVYLKNRDAGHIHTNTVRQAYCEHDGMFLPDRFIRGICPSCGAEDQYGDSCEVCSATYSPTDLKEARCAVCGSAPVEKESEHYFFKLADFDAFLRDWTASGALQPEMARKLGEWFEAGLRDWDISRDGPYFGFEIPDAPGKYFYVWLDAPIGYMASTQKFCERTGADFDAYWRRADETEVYHFIGKDILYFHTLFWPAMLHGAGFRTPNAVFAHGFLTVDGQKMSKSRGTFINARKYLEFLNPEYLRYYYASKLTARVDDIDLSLEDFVAKVNSDLVGKVVNLASRTAGFIHKRFEGRLSDAYPQDDEGLFARFAAAGEEIAGLYESREYAKAMQAIMRLADEANRFVESRAPWTMAKDPEQAEALHGVCSITLNLFRSLIIYLKPVLPGLAAKVEAFLDAEPLVWADAATPLSNHQIKKFKHLMTRVETDRVDALVAASKEESPSPAPASNSTATQSKTDDKTMAEQEQSKRPEACGQPLADEIDINAFMAVDLRVARIEEVNHVEGADKLIQMTLDVGDLGKRNVFAGIKSAYAPEDLVGRLTVMVANLKPRKMRFGLSEGMVLAAGDGAGIYILTPDNGAAPGMRIK; the protein is encoded by the coding sequence ATGCGCCGAATTCTGGTCACCAGCGCCTTGCCGTACGCCAACGGTCACATCCATTTGGGCCATCTGGTCGAATACGTGCAAACCGACATCTGGACCCGATTCCACAAACTGATGGGACGCGACTGCGTCTATGTCTGCGCCGATGACACCCATGGCACGCCCATCATGCTGCGCGCGCAAAAAGAAGGCGTTTCGCCGGATGATCTGGTGGCGCGCATGCACGACGAGCATCTGGCGGATTTCCGCGCCTTTGGCATCGGTTTTGACGAGTACTACACCACCAACTCACCGGAGAATCGCACGCTCTCCGAAGAGGTCTATCTGAAGAACCGCGACGCCGGCCACATCCACACCAACACGGTGCGTCAGGCCTACTGTGAACATGACGGCATGTTTCTGCCGGATCGCTTCATTCGCGGCATCTGTCCCAGCTGCGGCGCCGAGGATCAGTATGGCGACAGCTGCGAAGTGTGCAGCGCCACCTACTCGCCCACCGACCTCAAAGAGGCCCGTTGCGCCGTGTGCGGCTCCGCCCCGGTGGAGAAAGAGTCTGAGCACTACTTCTTCAAACTGGCCGACTTCGACGCATTTTTGCGGGATTGGACCGCATCAGGCGCGTTGCAGCCGGAGATGGCGCGCAAACTGGGCGAATGGTTTGAAGCGGGCCTGCGCGACTGGGACATCTCCCGTGACGGCCCGTACTTTGGCTTTGAGATTCCCGATGCGCCGGGCAAGTACTTCTATGTGTGGTTGGACGCGCCCATCGGTTACATGGCCTCCACGCAGAAGTTCTGTGAGCGCACTGGCGCCGATTTCGACGCCTACTGGCGCCGCGCAGACGAAACCGAGGTGTATCACTTCATCGGTAAGGATATTCTCTACTTCCACACCCTGTTCTGGCCGGCGATGCTGCATGGCGCAGGCTTTCGCACCCCCAACGCAGTGTTCGCCCACGGCTTTTTGACCGTGGACGGACAGAAGATGTCCAAATCCCGCGGCACCTTCATCAATGCGCGCAAATATCTGGAGTTTCTGAACCCGGAATATCTGCGCTACTACTACGCCTCCAAACTCACCGCGCGGGTGGACGATATCGACCTCAGTCTGGAGGACTTTGTCGCCAAGGTGAACAGCGACCTGGTGGGCAAGGTGGTGAATCTGGCCTCGCGCACCGCCGGGTTCATTCACAAGCGCTTTGAGGGTCGTTTGTCCGACGCCTACCCGCAGGATGACGAGGGGCTGTTTGCCCGATTTGCCGCTGCAGGAGAAGAGATCGCCGGTCTCTATGAGAGCCGCGAGTACGCCAAGGCGATGCAGGCGATTATGCGTCTGGCTGACGAAGCCAACCGCTTTGTGGAGAGCCGCGCGCCGTGGACCATGGCCAAGGACCCGGAACAGGCCGAGGCGCTGCACGGGGTGTGCAGCATCACGCTGAACCTGTTCCGTAGCTTGATCATCTATCTCAAACCGGTGCTGCCGGGATTGGCCGCCAAGGTGGAGGCGTTCCTGGACGCCGAGCCGCTGGTGTGGGCCGACGCCGCCACACCGCTGAGCAATCACCAAATCAAGAAGTTCAAACACCTGATGACCCGGGTGGAGACGGACCGCGTGGATGCGCTGGTGGCCGCTTCCAAAGAGGAGTCCCCCTCCCCTGCCCCGGCGTCGAATTCCACCGCAACCCAGAGCAAAACGGACGACAAGACAATGGCGGAACAAGAGCAGAGCAAACGCCCCGAAGCGTGCGGCCAGCCGCTGGCCGATGAGATCGACATCAACGCCTTTATGGCGGTGGATCTGCGCGTGGCGCGCATTGAAGAGGTCAATCATGTGGAGGGCGCCGACAAGCTGATTCAGATGACCCTGGACGTGGGCGATCTGGGCAAGCGCAACGTGTTTGCGGGCATCAAGTCCGCCTATGCGCCGGAGGATCTGGTGGGGCGCCTGACGGTGATGGTGGCCAATCTTAAGCCGCGCAAAATGCGCTTTGGCCTCTCCGAAGGGATGGTGCTGGCGGCAGGCGATGGCGCGGGCATCTACATCCTGACGCCGGATAACGGCGCCGCGCCGGGGATGCGCATCAAGTAA